In a genomic window of Zingiber officinale cultivar Zhangliang chromosome 9B, Zo_v1.1, whole genome shotgun sequence:
- the LOC122025451 gene encoding rust resistance kinase Lr10-like yields MDRLPSGCVTTGIGGWIGYARGRRFGVLVQGFIQTLQMDVSLNIPEWEICRDCHEEGKQCGFSRRRNQTACLARRHGTTNIGLIVGISVGGFVVVLTSLIILYILKTSKKDQEIRIKVEQLLATYGDAKPTRYSFSDIKKITMRFKNKLGQGGYGSVYKGELPNGIPVAVKMLESSKGEGQEFTNEVATIGRIHHINITRLLGFCSERSTRALVYEFMPNESLEKYIFSRQDKGSKKSLSMEKLLNIAIGIARGIEYLHQGCEQRILHFDIKPHNILLDYDLNPKISDFGLAKLCSRDVSIVTMTAMRGTMGYIAPEMYCRNFGTVSYKSDVYSFGMLLLEMIGGRKNLDPEIGRESEIYYPEWVYDRLVERQDLVLTMEIEQNDGEILQKLSKVALWCIQWSPTERPTMTRVLHMLVGSSEEVHMPPKPFVSQH; encoded by the exons ATGGACAGACTCCCGTCAGGATGCGTGACCACTGGAATCGGTGGTTGGATCGGATATGCACGCGGACGAAGGTTTGGAGTTCTGGTTCAGGGATTCATTCAAACGCTACAGATGGATGTATCTCTTAATATTCCGGAATGGGAGATATGCAGAGACTGCCATGAAGAAGGAAAGCAATGTGGATTTAGCCGCAGAAGAAACCAAACTGCCTGCTTAGCGAGGCGCCATG GAACAACAAACATTGGGCTCATAGTTG GAATATCTGTAGGTGGTTTTGTAGTTGTATTAACATCTCTTATTATATTGTACATATTAAAGACGTCTAAAAAGGATCAAGAAATTCGTATCAAGGTAGAACAATTGCTCGCAACATATGGTGATGCAAAACCAACTCGATACTCTTTTTCTGATATTAAAAAGATCACAATGAGATTCAAGAATAAGTTGGGGCAAGGTGGATATGGAAGTGTGTATAAAGGGGAGCTACCAAATGGTATTCCGGTAGCAGTTAAGATGCTCGAAAGTTCAAAAGGGGAGGGCCAAGAATTCACAAATGAAGTTGCAACCATTGGAAGGATTCATCATATTAACATTACTCGTTTGTTGGGATTTTGCTCAGAACGATCAACTCGTGCTCTCGTCTATGAGTTCATGCCAAATGAGTCCTTGGAGAAGTATATTTTCTCAAGACAAGACAAAGGAAGCAAAAAATCATTGAGCATGGAGAAATTGTTGAACATTGCAATAGGCATTGCTCGAGGCATTGAGTATTTACATCAAGGATGTGAACAACGTATTTTGCATTTTGATATTAAGCCACATAATATTCTATTGGATTATGATTTAAATCCAAAGATTTCAGACTTTGGACTAGCAAAGCTTTGCTCAAGGGATGTTAGTATCGTGACAATGACAGCAATGAGAGGCACAATGGGATATATTGCTCCTGAGATGTATTGTAGGAATTTCGGGACGGTGTCATATAAATCTGATGTCTATAGTTTTGGTATGTTATTGTTGGAGATGATAGGAGGCCGAAAAAATCTTGATCCCGAAATAGGAAGAGAGAGTGAGATTTATTATCCAGAATGGGTGTATGATCGACTAGTTGAAAGACAAGACTTGGTATTGACAATGGAGATTGaacaaaatgatggagaaatattaCAGAAGCTCTCTAAGGTGGCTTTATGGTGCATTCAATGGAGTCCAACTGAAAGACCTACCATGACTAGAGTTCTTCATATGCTTGTAGGGAGCTCAGAAGAAGTGCACATGCCCCCTAAACCATTTGTCTCCCAACACTAA